The window GAGCAACTGCTCGCCACAGCGCTGGCGCGCAACCCGCGCCTCAAGCAAATGGCAGCCGAAGTGCGCGCGGCCGAAGCCGGCATCCGGCTCGCGCATCAGAGCCGGCTGCCCGACTTCAACATCGGCGCAGAGGCGGATGTGAAAGCCGCGCCAGTCATGTGGCGCCCCACGCTTGGCGTGACGCTGCCGATCTGGCGCGACAAGATCGCGGCGGAAATCGCCACCGCCCAGAACCGCAAGAGCGCAGCGCACGCGCGCTGGTCTGCCGAACAAATCCAACTGGCGGTCGAGTTTGCCGACAAATCGTTCCTGTATCGCGAGTCCACGGGCAATCTCACGCTCCTGACGGATGTCTTGCTGCCCAAAGCGCAGCAATCGCTGGAAGTCGCCCTGGTCGGTTACAGTTCAGGCAAGACCGCTTTCATCAACTTGCTCGAAGCGGAGCGCTCCCCTCTGGAGTTTCAACAGGCGGAAGTGGACGCGCGCACGCGCCGCGAACTGGCCCTCGCCGAGCTTTCCTTGCTCATCGTCGGCCTCCATCCGCCCGGCACTCCGATGCTCGGGGTGGCGGCGCAACTTCAGGCAACAACGCCAACCCAATGAACAAACTCTTTCCCATGAACGACCGTTATCCCGCCAGGTTTTGGAGCGCGCCAGTCTTCTGGCGCCTTCGATCCGCCTGGCGTGTCCAAAAGCGGCAGCGGACCGCCGCACTCCAAGACGCTGACGCGCCGAG of the Verrucomicrobiota bacterium genome contains:
- a CDS encoding TolC family protein is translated as MGRLEEIARAQNASGSATLQDVLRAQIEQERLRTEIVNLEDSRDPLLAQFKAALGLGADQPNPPLPSKFECTPLDLTSEQLLATALARNPRLKQMAAEVRAAEAGIRLAHQSRLPDFNIGAEADVKAAPVMWRPTLGVTLPIWRDKIAAEIATAQNRKSAAHARWSAEQIQLAVEFADKSFLYRESTGNLTLLTDVLLPKAQQSLEVALVGYSSGKTAFINLLEAERSPLEFQQAEVDARTRRELALAELSLLIVGLHPPGTPMLGVAAQLQATTPTQ